Genomic window (Spirosoma sp. KCTC 42546):
GGTGCCATAGCGTTGCAGATTCAGAACCGCATCGTATTTCCGTTCGCGCACGGTTCGTAATAACCGCCATAAATCCCGATATTTGGTACCCTTTTTCTGCCAAACCAGCACGTCGGTCAAAAACGGATGATTAGCGAGCAGACTCTCATTTCCCTGACGAACCAGCACATCCAGTATAGCATCGGGCCGGGCTTCGTGAAGTTGTTCAAGCAATGCCGTAGCCAGAATCACGTCGCCGATGAAAGCGGTTTGGATAATCAGGAACCGGGGCGGTTTGGTTGCGGTTATCATGAGTACGCTCAATACGTCGTTACGACTGCGTAAATAAATAAGAATGGAAGATTACGAAGTTTATACTCTGCCCAACGGAATTCGGATTGCGCACAAACAAATACCCCATACGCAGATTGCCCATTGTGGCATTATGCTCGACATCGGTAGCCGCGACGAACAGCCTCACCAGCAGGGACTAGCCCATTTCTGGGAGCATATGGCTTTCAAAGGTACGGAGAAACGAAAATCGTACCACATTATCACTCGACTGGAAAATATTGGTGGCGAATTAAATGCCTATACCACAAAAGAGAAGGTTTGCTTTCACGCATCTGTTTTAGACGCTCATTTTGACAAAGCGGCTGAACTACTGGCCGATATTACCTTTCACTCGGTCTTTCCCGAAAAGCAGATCGAGCGGGAACGTGGGGTTATTCTGGAAGAAATGGCGATGTATTATGACTCGCCCGAAGATGCTATTCAGGACGATTTCGATGAATTAGTCTTCCCGAACCATGCACTGGGTGGAAATATACTCGGTACCGCCGAAACGGTTGGCTCCTTTGGACGCGAAGATCTGCAACGATTTATTGCCGAGAATTACGACACCAGCCGGATTGTGTTTGCCTCCGTCAGCAAATTGCCGTTTAAGCAAGTGGTGAAAGTGGCCGAAAAATATTTCCAGGACGTTCCTGCGCAGCACTCGGCCCGGCAGCGCAAAAAACCAACGGATTACGTGCCACGCCAAACGCGTGTCGAGCGCCCCATTACGCAGGCGCAATGTGCCCTCGGTCGTCCTGCTTACGGATTGACCGACCCCAGACGGCTTCCTTTTTTTATGCTCATCAATCTACTGGGTGGACCGGGCATGAACTCCCGACTGAACCTAAATCTGCGCGAAAAATATGGTCTGGTGTATTCAATTGATGCCAGCTATACGCCTTATTTAGACACCGGTTTTCTGGGTATCTACTTTGGCACCGATCCTAAAAAAGTAGATAAGGCACAGTCGTTAATTATGAAGGAGTTGAAACGCCTGCGCGAACAGCCGCTGACAACCCTGCAACTTCACCAAACGAAAGAGCAATTGATTGGTCAATTGGCGATGGCCGAGGAGAGTAACAACAGCTTTATGCTAATGATGGCCAAAAGCTTGCTGGATATTAATCGCGTTGAATCGTTAAATGACATTTTCAACGACATTAAAGCTGTCACAGCAGAACAACTGCAAACGCTGGCTCAGGAGTCGTTTGATGAGAGCCAGTTCAGTACATTGACGTTTATACCTGAAAAATAGTTTGTAGTTTGAGGTTTGATGTCTGAAGTTGGCTGGCTCGTCTGTATTCACGAGCCAGCCAACTTCAGACATCAAACCTCAAACTACAAACCGCACCGGCGGACCAGCTCTACTTATGACTATAAAAGACGCCCAAACCACTGTTGACGACTGGATCAAAACTGTTGGGGTCCGGTATTTCAACGAACTGACCAATATGGCCCAGCTAACAGAGGAAGTTGGTGAGGTAGCCCGCATCATTGCTCGGCGTTATGGCGAACAGTCCGAAAAAGAATCAGATAAAAACAAAGATCTGGGCGATGAACTGGCTGATGTACTTTGGGTGCTTATCTGCCTGGCTAACCAGACCGGCGTTGACCTGACGGACGCGTTTCAGAAAAATCTGGATAAGAAGAATGGGCGGGATGCCACCCGGCATTTGAACAATGAGAAATTGAAGTAACCTGTACCCGCGGACTCAAGCCCGTGGGTATACCAAAAATCCCCGCTGAAACCAGTTTCAGCGGGGATTTTTGTTGGAAGGAAAGTCAATTATTTCTGAAACGATCCAAAGATATAATCCCAGAACGGCGACGATACACCGTAATTGCTTTCTGGATTCTTATAGTGGTGAACACTGTGGTTTACCCAAAGCTGCTTGAAAAAGTTCTTCGGTGGCGCATACGCATGCACAATGAAGTGCGTCGCTAAATAGCCCGAATAACCGACTAAAAAGCCCGGAAAGAACGCATAGGCCGATTCTCCCATCAGTAAAAAGAAAACGCCAAAGAAGAAAGCAGCTACGAAAATAGCCAGTGCGGGCGGCATAGCTAAGCGCGTTTTGTCTTTTGGATACTCATGGTGAATACCGTGAAACGTGTACTGGATTTTGGCACGCTGAGGAGTGCTCGGCGTCAAATGATACAGGTAACGGTGCAGAATGTATTCAAACAACGTGAATCCAAACAAACCCGCTACAAATAATAACCCAATGGTTCCATTGCTCATATTGGTATACGTAAAGGCATACCAACCCAAAAACGCCGACAAAATAAGCCACATGGAAATAGGAACCATGATGTGTGTCCGCGACAAAGCCTCTAGAATCGGGTTATCAAATAATTTTTTGGTGCCGCTATTTTTAGGCCGGGTTTTGCCATGACCGGCCATAGTATGCAGCTTTTCAGTAGTAGATTCCATAAGTTGTACTCAATTAGTAGTGCGAAATTACAACGAAAATTAATTCTATAGACGTAGATAGTAAATTCAGTTTACTATATTTTACTTACGTCTTACTAACCTCTAGCTGATCAGAAAGTTTCTCCTGCATCGCTTTCACATCACCTTTAGGCAGTTTTGGTCGGATAATCAACCGAAGTGAGTTACTATAGGTTACGTAATTAGCCATCCAGTTCAGGAAAATTGCTAATCTATTTTTAACGCCAACAATAGACATCAAGTGAACAAATAACCACGTAAGCCAGGCAAAAAATCCCTGAAACTTCAAAAATGGCAGATCAACTACGGCCAACCCACGGCCAATGGTAGCCATTGTGCCTAAATCCCGATACGTAAACTCCTCTGGCTGTTCGTTACGCACCCAGTGGATGAAATTTTTGGCTAGTTGGCCTCCCTGTTGAATAGCAGGCTGTGCTACCTGAGGGTGTCCGTTCGGCCATTTTTCTTCTGCCATCATTGCTACATCGCCAATAGCAAATATATCCGTAAAGCCCTGCACCTGGCTGTAACGATTTACGATTATGCGTCCTCCACGACCAATTACTTCCGCTGGCAAACCCGCTAATGGATTAGCCTTCACACCAGCCGCCCAGATCAGGTTGTTCGTACGAAGTGTCGATCCGTCATTCATGGTAACCAGGCGTCCGTCAAAATCCTTCACCCTGGTATTCAACCGAACAGTAACACCTAGCTTCTGCAAATAGGCCAATGAATGCTCCTGCGACTGAACCGACATAGGACCCAGCAGTTCAGCGCCCGATTCGATGAGGTAAATGTCCATCATCTTGAAATCCAGCTCAGGATAATCTTTTGGCAGAACGGTTTTGCGCATCTCGGCCAGCGTACCACAAAGTTCAACGCCCGTTGGTCCTCCCCCAACAACAACCACATCCATTAATCCCTCGCGCTCATCCTGTGTTTCAACACTCAGGGCATCTTCAAAATTCTGAAGCATCCGATTTCGCAAAGCGATGGCTTCTGAGACCGATTTCATCGGCAGTGCTTTTTCAATGATGTTTTGCTGGTTGAAAAAATTGGTATCGGCACCAGTAGCCATCACTAAATAATCGTACGTAATCGGTCCTAACTCCGTATCAACTGCTTTATCAGCCGTGCGAACACCCGTAACGTTGGTTACACGAATGTGTACATTTTTGCAATCGCCAAATACGGCCCGTAACGGAAACAGAATAGAGTTTGCCTCTAATCCAGCAGTAGCAACCTGATAATAAAGCGGTTGAAACTCATGGTAATTCTGCTTATTGATCAGGACTACCTGAAACTCCTTTCGACGCGATAGCTTACGGGCCAGTTTCAGGCCACCAAAACCAGCTCCGACAATAACTACGCGTTTGCGGTCGGTTTGAGGTATGTTTGGGTTCATTCAACTTTATGATTTACACCGGGCCGTTGATGATCGGCCGTTGTTGCGCGGTGTGCATTTTTAGTAATGAGCCTTTCCCCGACAAGATTCGGCAAAAACTGACTGTAAAAGGCTGACAATTGTAACATTAAAGACTGATATTTGTTAGGATCAGGTTATGAGACTACCGGTTGCGCGGCTTGCAGCACCCGCTCATAATGGGCTTCGTAGAGGGGCAAGATACGCGATAACTCGAATTCTTTAGCCCTTGCCAGTGCATTTTCTTTGAACGTAGGCAAGTTAGCGTCATCTAACACATAGAGTGCGTTTTTGACCATATCGTCAACATCGCCCACTGGACTCAGGAAGCCCGTAACCCCCTGAATGTTCAACTCAGGCAGTCCACCCGCATTTGATGTAATAAGTGGCACCTCACAGGCGAGTGCTTCAAGTGCTGCCAGGCCAAAGCTCTCATTTTCGGATGGCATAATAAACAGGTCGGCAACCGACAGCACTTCTTCAACCGCATCCAGCTTACCAAGAAACCGGACCTGATCGTAGATAGCCAGATCGCGAACGAGCCGCTCGATACGGGCCCGTTCGGGACCATCTCCTACCAGCAGAAGTTTGGCAGGTGTTTGCTGCTGAATATGATAAAAAGCCATTACGGCATCGTCGATGCGTTTTACCCGCCGGAAGTTTGATGTATGTACAATCAACTTTTCGCCGTTAGGACAAATGGCTTTTTTGAAATGTTCCTTCTGCTGACGTTTGAAACGGCTCAGATCAATGAAGTTCGGAATCACTTCAATTTCGCGATGAACCTTAAAATGCTTATAGGTATCCTGGCGCAAATTCTCGGATACGGCCGTAACTCCATCCGACTCGTTGATACTGAACGTAACAACCGGTTCGTAGGAGGCATCTTTGCCTACCAGCGTTATATCGGTACCATGCAAGGTTGTTACAACGGGTACATTTCTGCCCTGCGAACGCAAGATCATCTTTGCCATATACGCAGCCGATGCGTGCGGAATAGCATAGTGAACATGCAGTAAATCAACGTCTTCATTCAATACCACATTGACCATTGCACTGGCCAGGGCCGATTCATAGGGAGCGTACTGAAAGAGTGGATACGAAGGTATATTTACTTCATGGTAAAAGACATTTTCATTAAAAAAATCGAGTCGGGGAGGCTGCTGATAAGTAATAAAATGAATTTGATGGCCATTTTTGGCCAAGCCCTTACCGAGTTCGGTAGCCACTACACCACTGCCCCCAAAAGTCGGGTAGCACACAATGCCAATTTTCATGCGTGAGAGAACGAGTTTGTACCTCAACAACAAAAGGGAGTAAAAAGAATCCCGAAGCACGTGCAGTAAGTAAAGTATGTGGAGTAAGTTGACCGGTTCTACTCACGCTATATACTTCACCGACTACACACACTTCACTTACTGCACTTATTACACTATTTTTACAGAAAATTCCACCCCAATGGTTGCACGCCAGTCAATGACTTTTTCGGCATTTACATCCGGTTTCCTGCGGCTTATTCGGGTGCAGAATCTGCTGATTGTAGTGCTGACCCTATTACTGGCACGGCTATTTTTAGTAGGACCGCGGCAGGACAGTCTGCGCCTTTTAGTTGATAATGGTATCTGGCTCCTTGCCTTCTCAACAGTCTGTATCGCAGCTGCCGGTTATATCATTAATGACTATTTCGATGTAAAGATCGACCTGATTAATAAACCCGAACGAGTCATTATTGGGCGCTACCTGAAACGTAGGGTTGCCATGGGTATACATCAAGCCTTAAATGTAATAGGCTGTCTAATTGGACTTTACTTGAGTAAGTGGGTCTTTTTAGCCGATGTGCTGGCGGTGTCGTTATTGTGGTTTTATTCGGCCAATTTCAAACGACAACCGCTTATTGGCAATATTGTCGTTTCGCTGCTAACGGCGCTCTCATTTATTGTGCTGGCTATTTATTACCGGCACAACACTACTATGCTGCTCATCTATGCCCTGTTCTCGTTTGGCATTTCGCTCATTCGCGAGATCATCAAAGATATGCAGGATATTCGGGGCGATGCCCGTTTTGGTTGTCGGACAATACCTATTGTGTGGGGATTACGTCGGACTAAATATCTACTCTACGTTTTGATCGGGGTATTTGTCTGTACGCTTTTCTTTTTTGCTGGTTCATTACACAATAGCCGACTCATTAGTATCTTCCTGTTACTCCTTCTACCTATCGGGTGGCTCATTTACCGGCTCGTACTGGCCGACACCCGACGCGAATTCGGTTATCTTAGCAACCTCTGTAAACTCATCATGCTGTTAGGGGTAATGAGTATGATATGGACGTAAGGGGAAGGGGATGTAGGATATATGATGTATGAATTATAGCCAGAAATACATCCTACATCCTACATCCTACATCCTACATCCTATATCCCCTTCCCGTTCCCTCAAGAATTTAGACGCTGACATAAATTAAAATTTACCTTTAGTTTCATATAAACCACTTATCGTTTGTTCGTATGAAAACGTTTGTTTTTTCGTTGCTCGCTGCTGTGTTCACAATCAGCCACACTCAGGCTCAGGATTGTCTGGGTATGACGTTTAAAACGGGTATGAACTTTGAACTTACTCACTTTAATGCGAAAGAAAAGCCCATTGGGAAGGTGCTTTATCAGGTCAAAGATGTTCATAAAGAAGGGAGTTCAACCGTAATGGACATTTCGGCACAGTTCGAGAATGATAAAGGCAAACAACAACCTCCTTATCTTATTCATTACACCTGCACAGGTACCGAACTGGTTGCGGATATGGCAGGGATGATGCAGGCTATGCAGGCAGGGGCCATGAAAGACATGGAAATGAAGCTGAAAGCCAATAAGCTCGTTTATCCAGGTAAATTAAGCGTAGGACAGAAACTAAGTGATGGACAGATGGAGGCCGAAATGAGCAGTGGTGGTGGAGGCCCCATGGCGACTATGAACATGACAATGGCGAATCGGCAGGTAGAAGGCAAGGAGTCAATTACAACACCCGCTGGCACCTTCGATACCTACAAAATCTCGTCGGATGTTAATTTCGAGAATCGGGTTATGGGCATACCTATTCGAAATACGATGCGTGTTGTTACGTACCGAACCGATAACCAGCTGTTTGATATAAAATCGGAATCCTACAACAAGAATGGCAAGCTTATGGGCTACTCGCTGCTGACAAAAGCGAACTGACAAAAAGATATATGATATAGGATGTATGCTATATGCAATCAACTCTACACCCTATATCATATATCATACATCCTATATCAATTCGCAACTTTGTTGCAAAAAAGTGGGTTAACCTAAAGAATCAATGCCCAAGGCATTGTACTTTTGCGCTTGCTCATGAAAACAGATAGTCTCTCTCGTAAAGCGGATTATATTGGTATTACCGGTTCGGTGTTGTGTATTATCCACTGCCTTATTACACCGGTTTTACTGTTAACGACCTCTGTACTACAGGATTCAACCCTTCGTATTGGCTATCTGAGCCTCGATTACGTCTTTATTGGAGTCAACATGGTAGCCGTCTATTTCGCTACCCGGCACTACGCTCCAAAAGCGATCAAGATGGCTCTTTGGGGATTTCTGAGCCTATTCAGTATCGCATTGCTTCTGGAAGAAACCGCTCCCGTTTTTGAATACCTCGCCTACGCATCATCGGCGGGTTTAGTAATCACTCACTTGCTCAACATCCGGCAACATAGAGTGAGTCACACGCATTAGTTCGCGCTAAACGCCCGATTAGTCATAAACGTGTTGTCTGTTAAGGTTAGCAGAAAGGCGATTACCTGCTTCTTTTCCGTATCAGTCAGGACAATACCGGGCTGCCCATTCGCTTTAAGGGCAGGGTCGAGCGTTGGGCTGTCTTTAACCCCAGTTCGGTAATGGTCAATCACCTGTTCCAGCGTTGCGAAACGTCCATCGTGCATATACGGAAACGTTTTCTCTACATTTCGCAGACTCGGCACCCTGAATTTCAGACGATCAGCGTCATTAAGGGTTATGGTGTAGCGCCCCTGATCGTTAATAGCACCAACAGGAAGACCGTTATTCCGGTAACTCTTATCCGTAAATAAATCGGTTGCATGGCAGGTTGTGCACTTCTGCTGGAATAGGGCTAAGCCCGCCAGTTCATCAGATGACAAATCGCCCCCGCTCTCTTTCCGAACGTATTTATCATAGCGCGAATCGGCAGAGACGAGCGTCAGTAAAAATTGCGAGATCGCTTTCAGGAAACGAGCTGTTGTTACGGTGTCGGAACCGAAAGCAGCTTTAAACATGGGCGTATATTTGGGGCTTTTCTGAATGCGATTGAGCGCATCCGAAAATTTCAAATCCATCTCAACGACATTTTGAATGGGTGAAATAGCCAATTCGTCCAGATTCGTTACGCCCCCGTCCCAGAAAAACTCACGATCCCACCCTAAGTTTTGCAATCCCGGCACGTTACGCGTCCCGAATTTACCGCCAATCCCATGACTCAACGGATGATCGGAATGCCCGAAGCCAGCAAACTGCTGATGACAGAACCCGCAGCTAATGGTGGTGTCGCGCGACAGCATCGGCTCATAAAACAACGCTTTCCCTAACGCAACTCCCTCGACTGTGAGCGGATTTTGGGTCAAATCGTAAAGTTTAGTTGGGAAATTAGCGGGTTGCCGAAGGGTGACCGGCGTTGTTTGGTAGTCAATGCCACCACCCGGATTTGTTGGACCAGGATCCGGGTCAGGATCTTTCTGCGTTTGGCAGGCAATGACCAACGCAAGCAGAAGTCCGCTGACCACCAGCCCAATACGCTTTGCCGATATGGTAGTTTGTGGCATCATGGATTGGCGAGAACCCGGTCGTAACTAAACATCTGGACATAATTGTCGGCAATGCTGGTTGAAAAGGGCTCAAACATAACCGACGGATTTTGGGCAATACTCAATTTCGTTGGGCCATCGAATATCTTCATTACGTCTGTAGCAATCCGAATTGATGGTGTAGAGCCTGTCTGTACAGTAGCAACGCTGTTCGTAAATGGTAGCGTTACATTGCGCAGGTTATTAATCTTAACGTTGGATCGGCCAAAGCCACCAATATGATAAAAGAAGGCATTATTTTGTAAGACTGGTGCTACGGTTGATGTGCCTTCCAGTTTCATAAAAATATAGCCTGAATTCCAATCCCAATACATTCCATTATTGAGTGCAGGATCAAGCACCCCGGTTCGCTTACTAATATCGGCCATGCTGCGTAGGCTGTCTACTCCAATCAGAAAGGTCATGGCCGTGTAATCTCCCGTAGGCACGTTCGATAAAGTGATCGTTTGCGATGCTGGCTTTTCTTCCTGAATCAGAAAATAGCTGCTATCCTGCGGCACCACATAGTCACTACCGTCTTGTTTGCGGAGACGGATATTGCTCACAAAATAATTGAATTTCGTCACGGCAAAGGACTCACCGGATGCATTCTGATACGAGCCCGTTCCCAGTTTTAGATCTGAGGCACCCACTGTATTATCGAATACGATACGCATCTTGCCGGTAGAGACCGGGTCAGTGTCTGGGTCTTTTGTATCGCAGGAAAGAACAAGGAAGCCTATAAACAGTACGGCCAATAATCCAACAGTAGTCGTTTTCATAGTGCAGTCGGTATCACTATTACAGAAAGATACACTACTCTGTAACGAAAACAGAGCCTAAAATCATCTAGGCTCTGGATTAAATCTGTATTATGAAGACTACTTTTCCAAAATGGATTCTATTGATTCGAATAGATTCTCTTGAGTTTATTCTGATTAAATCAGTAGTTGATCAGGCAACAAACGCTAGCGAATCAATAGGATCTGGATTTGCCACTTACTTTACAAACTCTTTAAATAGGCAATGCTCTTTGGCACTTGTTGTTCAACTGCTTTACTCTCATCTTCAATATAGAAGTGGTCGATAGACGTCTTACGAGCGGCTTTCAGGACGGCGGGCCAGTCGATTTGCCCCGTTCCTAATACAACCGAATTCTCGTTAGGCATACCGCCTTTATCGCTATGCGGAACGCCTTTCTCCACATCTTTCAGGTGAATAAGCCGGAAGCGCTTGGGGTATTTGGTCAGCAAAGCGGCTGGGTCCTGCCCTGGTAAGAACGTCCAGGTTACGTCCATTTCATAGCCCACGTATTCTGGGTTGGTTTCCTTCACCAGATAGTCGAACAGGGTGCCGTTCTCATAGGGTTGAAACTCAAACCCATGATTATGGTAGCAGAACATCATGCCTTTAGCGTGCGCCAGTTTTCCGAAGCGGTTAAATACTTCGGCTGCTTTCTGCATCATTTCCAACGTGGCTGCGCTCTTATGCGGAATTGAACCAATGCGTATGTATTTAACTCCCAGAGCCTGGGCATTTTGCAGAATTGAATCCGGTTTTTGATCAATGGCATCATAACTAACGCCATAACTGCTGCAATGCAAGCCGCGCTGATCGAGGAGAGCCCGTAATTCGGGAGCTGTTTTCCCAAACAGGCTTGAAAATTCGATATCCGTAATTCCCCAGGCTTTAATCTTATCCAAGGTTCTCGGAACATCTTTACTGAAACTATCCCGCATTGTATACGAGACAATACCAGGTGTTTTCTGAACCAGTTTACCAAAAGGCTGCGCCTGTACAGCCGATGTTCCGGCCAGAAGCGCTATCAAAAATAAGGTTGTACGTTTCATGCTGAAAATAAATTAATGAACTCTTGTTAACGACAATGTAAGTTGATTGTGTTTCGCGAAAAAGCAAAGCGGACACTCGCCAAAAGAAACTGATGTGCTTATTAGTTCACGACCATAAACGCCACAATCCGCAACTTGATACATCCATAAGGAGTGAATGTTAGAGTTTCTACTTTATTGGGCACGCCGACTCTATCAGATGTTCGTTCCATGGGACCAAAGGAGCGCGACTGACGATATAGAGCATGGAGTGGCTTTTGTTGTTCCTGAACTGAAGCAGCTGT
Coding sequences:
- a CDS encoding NAD(P)/FAD-dependent oxidoreductase — protein: MNPNIPQTDRKRVVIVGAGFGGLKLARKLSRRKEFQVVLINKQNYHEFQPLYYQVATAGLEANSILFPLRAVFGDCKNVHIRVTNVTGVRTADKAVDTELGPITYDYLVMATGADTNFFNQQNIIEKALPMKSVSEAIALRNRMLQNFEDALSVETQDEREGLMDVVVVGGGPTGVELCGTLAEMRKTVLPKDYPELDFKMMDIYLIESGAELLGPMSVQSQEHSLAYLQKLGVTVRLNTRVKDFDGRLVTMNDGSTLRTNNLIWAAGVKANPLAGLPAEVIGRGGRIIVNRYSQVQGFTDIFAIGDVAMMAEEKWPNGHPQVAQPAIQQGGQLAKNFIHWVRNEQPEEFTYRDLGTMATIGRGLAVVDLPFLKFQGFFAWLTWLFVHLMSIVGVKNRLAIFLNWMANYVTYSNSLRLIIRPKLPKGDVKAMQEKLSDQLEVSKT
- a CDS encoding nucleotide pyrophosphohydrolase; the protein is MTIKDAQTTVDDWIKTVGVRYFNELTNMAQLTEEVGEVARIIARRYGEQSEKESDKNKDLGDELADVLWVLICLANQTGVDLTDAFQKNLDKKNGRDATRHLNNEKLK
- a CDS encoding MbnP family protein, with amino-acid sequence MKTTTVGLLAVLFIGFLVLSCDTKDPDTDPVSTGKMRIVFDNTVGASDLKLGTGSYQNASGESFAVTKFNYFVSNIRLRKQDGSDYVVPQDSSYFLIQEEKPASQTITLSNVPTGDYTAMTFLIGVDSLRSMADISKRTGVLDPALNNGMYWDWNSGYIFMKLEGTSTVAPVLQNNAFFYHIGGFGRSNVKINNLRNVTLPFTNSVATVQTGSTPSIRIATDVMKIFDGPTKLSIAQNPSVMFEPFSTSIADNYVQMFSYDRVLANP
- a CDS encoding cytochrome-c peroxidase encodes the protein MMPQTTISAKRIGLVVSGLLLALVIACQTQKDPDPDPGPTNPGGGIDYQTTPVTLRQPANFPTKLYDLTQNPLTVEGVALGKALFYEPMLSRDTTISCGFCHQQFAGFGHSDHPLSHGIGGKFGTRNVPGLQNLGWDREFFWDGGVTNLDELAISPIQNVVEMDLKFSDALNRIQKSPKYTPMFKAAFGSDTVTTARFLKAISQFLLTLVSADSRYDKYVRKESGGDLSSDELAGLALFQQKCTTCHATDLFTDKSYRNNGLPVGAINDQGRYTITLNDADRLKFRVPSLRNVEKTFPYMHDGRFATLEQVIDHYRTGVKDSPTLDPALKANGQPGIVLTDTEKKQVIAFLLTLTDNTFMTNRAFSAN
- a CDS encoding sugar phosphate isomerase/epimerase → MKRTTLFLIALLAGTSAVQAQPFGKLVQKTPGIVSYTMRDSFSKDVPRTLDKIKAWGITDIEFSSLFGKTAPELRALLDQRGLHCSSYGVSYDAIDQKPDSILQNAQALGVKYIRIGSIPHKSAATLEMMQKAAEVFNRFGKLAHAKGMMFCYHNHGFEFQPYENGTLFDYLVKETNPEYVGYEMDVTWTFLPGQDPAALLTKYPKRFRLIHLKDVEKGVPHSDKGGMPNENSVVLGTGQIDWPAVLKAARKTSIDHFYIEDESKAVEQQVPKSIAYLKSL
- the bshA gene encoding N-acetyl-alpha-D-glucosaminyl L-malate synthase BshA, producing the protein MKIGIVCYPTFGGSGVVATELGKGLAKNGHQIHFITYQQPPRLDFFNENVFYHEVNIPSYPLFQYAPYESALASAMVNVVLNEDVDLLHVHYAIPHASAAYMAKMILRSQGRNVPVVTTLHGTDITLVGKDASYEPVVTFSINESDGVTAVSENLRQDTYKHFKVHREIEVIPNFIDLSRFKRQQKEHFKKAICPNGEKLIVHTSNFRRVKRIDDAVMAFYHIQQQTPAKLLLVGDGPERARIERLVRDLAIYDQVRFLGKLDAVEEVLSVADLFIMPSENESFGLAALEALACEVPLITSNAGGLPELNIQGVTGFLSPVGDVDDMVKNALYVLDDANLPTFKENALARAKEFELSRILPLYEAHYERVLQAAQPVVS
- a CDS encoding pitrilysin family protein, giving the protein MEDYEVYTLPNGIRIAHKQIPHTQIAHCGIMLDIGSRDEQPHQQGLAHFWEHMAFKGTEKRKSYHIITRLENIGGELNAYTTKEKVCFHASVLDAHFDKAAELLADITFHSVFPEKQIERERGVILEEMAMYYDSPEDAIQDDFDELVFPNHALGGNILGTAETVGSFGREDLQRFIAENYDTSRIVFASVSKLPFKQVVKVAEKYFQDVPAQHSARQRKKPTDYVPRQTRVERPITQAQCALGRPAYGLTDPRRLPFFMLINLLGGPGMNSRLNLNLREKYGLVYSIDASYTPYLDTGFLGIYFGTDPKKVDKAQSLIMKELKRLREQPLTTLQLHQTKEQLIGQLAMAEESNNSFMLMMAKSLLDINRVESLNDIFNDIKAVTAEQLQTLAQESFDESQFSTLTFIPEK
- a CDS encoding MerC domain-containing protein, with the protein product MKTDSLSRKADYIGITGSVLCIIHCLITPVLLLTTSVLQDSTLRIGYLSLDYVFIGVNMVAVYFATRHYAPKAIKMALWGFLSLFSIALLLEETAPVFEYLAYASSAGLVITHLLNIRQHRVSHTH
- a CDS encoding sterol desaturase family protein, with the translated sequence MESTTEKLHTMAGHGKTRPKNSGTKKLFDNPILEALSRTHIMVPISMWLILSAFLGWYAFTYTNMSNGTIGLLFVAGLFGFTLFEYILHRYLYHLTPSTPQRAKIQYTFHGIHHEYPKDKTRLAMPPALAIFVAAFFFGVFFLLMGESAYAFFPGFLVGYSGYLATHFIVHAYAPPKNFFKQLWVNHSVHHYKNPESNYGVSSPFWDYIFGSFQK
- a CDS encoding geranylgeranylglycerol-phosphate geranylgeranyltransferase, translating into MVARQSMTFSAFTSGFLRLIRVQNLLIVVLTLLLARLFLVGPRQDSLRLLVDNGIWLLAFSTVCIAAAGYIINDYFDVKIDLINKPERVIIGRYLKRRVAMGIHQALNVIGCLIGLYLSKWVFLADVLAVSLLWFYSANFKRQPLIGNIVVSLLTALSFIVLAIYYRHNTTMLLIYALFSFGISLIREIIKDMQDIRGDARFGCRTIPIVWGLRRTKYLLYVLIGVFVCTLFFFAGSLHNSRLISIFLLLLLPIGWLIYRLVLADTRREFGYLSNLCKLIMLLGVMSMIWT